TGAGCTAAAGCCACGCGAAATGTCTTATCTGGTGCTAGCGAGCATAAAATGCCAGATGTGTTACTTTCAAGTTATCTGAAGTCATGGATAAACAATGTTTAAGGTAAGTGTACAGCCTTTATCCCAACCTTAGTTTGGGATATTTTAGTGTTGATTTTATGTGTGTTTTgcaccacaatcaacaatattcaagttgAATAATTCCGATCATCTATaatcggatctggaccagacaaaccggtGAATTATGGTATGGGACGCTGAAACGGAGTTACTATTACATGCAATCATACAActatcaacaatattcaagttgtATAATGACATTCATCCACAATCGAATCGGGACCAGACAAGCCGGTGAATGATGGTTTGAGGTGGTTAGGTGGGGACATGCAATCATACAACTATCACCAATATTCAATTTGTGCAGTGGTGACCATCCACGATCGAGGACAGGTTACGATAACAGTGCATGTAAGAGAAAACCAGGTGTTGTTTACCAACGGAAACAGGTTCCATTTGGCGAAAAGGGTAAATAGCTGTGGAAATGATACCAGAGGAGCATTTAAAGTCGATGATGACGCAGGTGCGATGAGGAGGGtaaccacacccacaccaatCGTTTAGCCGCCTCTCAAGACATGTTACAGTCTTTTGTTACTGACTGTTCTTggaaaccaaaaaaaccccacataTTACGTCCTTGTTCCTCGAGTTTAGCTATCCACGCAAACCGCTAGATTTTGTCAGGCTGACCCATTGAGGAAGATTacataacaaatacatactcATGACATTAACGGTACAACAAAAAAGTTTTTGAGCTAAACGGTGCCCGAATCTAGTCCTTAGGTTTATTCAATCATCACTCATCACAGTAGCAGCTTGTGTAGAAATAGGTGAAGAGATGGCGCATTTTATCCCTAGCCACTTACACTGTGTCCATCAGTTGATAGTATAAATTGTTTCCATGCCAACAAACTAGTTAAAAATGTGATGTACTAGTTGGTAGACTGTGCTTCGATGACGGCGTTTTATGAAGTATTCTTATATTTATTCGTAATCTATGAGTTCCtgtcgtcacgatattgctgaaatattgcctataaGAAGTAAACCTTTAGCTCACTGACATGTTAGGAAACTTTATTTGGATATGTGAATATCACACTCTGTTTAGAGCTCAGTATTAATAGTTACCTAATGGATCGTAATATTGAGTTCACGAAGTTTATTGTGGATATCTCAAAAACCCTGTACCATATATTCCTCCAGGGCATTGCTGGTGGTGTCCATCATCTGGACATCCGTGTCTGGAGGTCCTGTGGATCAACACGCCACCAAGGAAACCAGGGCACTGCATCATAACATGCTGAAGTTGGCTCGCAACCCCAACAAGATCATGTTTGGACACCAAGAAGACACCTGGATAGGAATTTCCCCAGCTCGGGGGAACTACCAGGTTACTCATTACACCTGGCAGTCTGTTTGGAACTTTACGGTAACTGTCACTTGGATTGACGTTTTAGAAGTGGGTTAGTAATAATAGAGATAAGCTCTATATTTCGGTGTATTACATGTAGTCAAGACGTTGTCATCCATTAGCTATCTTACCTTTATCATAATTAAGAACACACTGTTTCACGCAAGGATAAAAACAGGTAATAAGTAATTTTGGTTTTCAGTCGATTCTGATTTTGTGATGGAAAATAGGAGCAAAAATGTCTCACGTGGTAAACGTGTACAGTTTATGTTCTACTACGAGACTAGCTCGTTGTAAACAATATACGTTTTCGCATAGATTATGACCTTGTAATGAACTGTTAAAGACTGTGGCCTTGTATTTGTTAAATTTAATCACATTGTTCCACAGACGTTTCGAAACATTGAACACGCCCATGTCTTGTAATAGGGTTTAGCAATCCTATTTTGCTTGCTACTGGCTTTTAAGAACTGATAAGGTCTTACTGAGAGTTGTGGGAGGGACGTTAACTAGACGAGTTTAATATATGCAGTTTAATTCGGGTAAAAtgtgccgtgacaaaaggtggaAGAAAtgccctgtgaaccagcaaaacagaacaaagacaagtctaaaacattcaaatgttgtATTACTAAgtaaagagagcaagttatacacagtcacaagtcaatttcacaatgccgatttcaaatacaatacaaatgagacaaaaggCAATgggtaacaaaatatacagctcAGTGCAAGAGAGAAACAGTAATGCAGAACTTAACACAGCGAGCAGTCAGGCAGCGATtttgtaggtcaagcgttggcGGCGATTGATGATGCTACTCtagtgtccgtgtccgtgtccgtgtccgtgtccgtgtccgtgtccgtgtccgtgtccgtcgACAACACAGCAAGTAGCATTTATGTATACATGCAGCCATTTCCTGAacgttcgagcacatacgaccatcgccactaacgtggaaAACTCTAGAACAGTCTCCTTCAAGTCAATAAATAGaaagccaagggcagataactctaaagtactgcctTAAAGGCAtgccgcttaaataattctctgttggaaatgtgacccataataaataacactaaaaccttaaatattgggacccaattacaactaacgcaataataattaataacaactcaaatcacggaaaatacactctcgtaacacattCAGCCCACAGATATTCATCGTCTTAGTGATTTATTAGCACATTGTTAACATCAACAAACAGTATGTCACCGCTGAAAGTGTTACAGGATCCTCTGACAGCTGGTGACGAACCTCGATCTACCTGGAACTACTATATTCATGTCCATGGTTTGAAAGTAGCATGCAATGCTGATATAATGCTAAAGGATCGTGATCTGTGTCTCACTGACTGTTTCCTTTTCACATAAAGGCTCTTCTACCCATGGCTGTAGTTCCAAACAACGTTAAATTTGAATATTTCCTTTGCAGACAGCACAAGTTGACAACAATGATGAGGACGAGTTATCCGACATCAGGAGCGTCACAGGCGAGTATCCAGCCATTGTAGGATTCGACTTTAAAGACTTCCAGGATGATCAAATCAAGATATTGACCTACCTCGTGAAAAAGGCCCACGCCAGAGGACAGGTGATCACGGTGTGTCAGCATGCCAGTAACCCTGTCACAGGTGGTTCTTTCCATTTGTACTGGGACAATGGCACCGTGCTCCATACTCTGCGACGATCACTTCCAGGCGGTGATGCCAATCCCAAATTCAAAGCCAACTTAGACAAAATAGCTTCCTGGGCCAACAACCTAAAGGACGAGAATGGCCGACTCATCCCGATTATTTTCCGACTGTTCCACGAAGCCGACGGTGATTGGTTCTGGTGGGGTCTCAATAATCGATGTCAGAACACCCCGAAGGACATTAGGGACATTATGAAGTACACGATATCCTATCTGAGGGACACAGGGAACGTCCACAACTTCCTCTACACATTTACTATTGACTGCTTCACTAAAACAGATAACTTCCACCTTCTGTATCCTGGCGATGATTATATAGACGTCATATCTGTTGACTACTATTACAAGTATACCCCTACCACTACAAAGGACATTCTGAAGACCAACATAGCCAATCTTGTGGACATTGCAGAGTCCCGTGGTAAGATTCCTGCTATTGCAGAGGCTGGCCTGGCAGATGACGGGCTGTTTAACCATACCAACGCTTGGACAGACAATTATCTGTCGGTGCTGAAGACACAACCGAAGTTGACCCGTATTTTGTACATCTTAGGTTGGCATAACAGATGCTTGATAAACGACTACTGTCCATTCTATGTCCCTTTCAAGGGATTTAAAGGAGCTGATATATTCAGGGACACTTTCTATAAGGATCCAGTAACGGTATTTGAGAAAGAAATACGCAGTTTGAAAGTGTATGGTTAGTAGCGAAGTCGGTGCAACCAAAAATGAAAACCTAAACAAAAACCCTACTTTGAAATTGCTTCTATTCTGTTTCAAGTTCAAATTAATATTGTATGTTTTATTTGGCTTACAAATAGATTGATTCTGAACAACCTCATTTGATTTCACAGTATCCCTTCATATCTGTGCTTCGACCATAATCTTACTGGTATGGATGTTTTGGTCCTGTTGTAGCCGAGTATTCGTGTGTTCGAATCCAAAATGTCTCTAAGTGTCAGCTTGTATGGTCTTTTTGAcgaaaaagaaaatatattgttaaaaatgtCTTTTTACATAAAAAATCTGTCAGTGCATTGAACGATGTGACACTGTTTATGTCGATATATTTAACGTCAAAGTTATTTTTGAGACAGTTTTACTTCGTAGACTGTGAACACCATCATCTTGAGCGTAAAACAGTGAAGCTACTGGGAAACAAGGACAAGTTGAACCGGCGCAGCGAACACGTGTACCTGCTAATACGGGTCAGTCGTCAGGTGGTGCTCAACTTattcttgtttgccagtagctTGCTTCAGTGGTAGAGAGGTGTCGAAATATGAGAAGTGACAAAGCCTACAGTTCAATACATAGATGACAAAGATGCATTCATCTTCAAGACGTCAAAAGCAAGACTCTCCTCACTATGAGTACAACAAACCCCGTTCTAGTGACTTTATTTTAaagcagcttttagcaatatttcagcaatatcacgacgggggacaccagatatagaCACTCTGTATCCATTTGTGGAattaaacccgggtcttcagcgtgacgagcaaacgctaacgcactaaccactaggctaccccaccaccccttaaaACCTTGTTCGATATGCATgcataaataatcaaatctgattCATaactggttgagtgagtgagtgagtttggttttacgccgcctttagcagtgtttctgcaatatcaccagaagtgggcttcgtGCATTTTGATGATGTGGGCAATCGCACTTGGCGATGGTCTTCGGagagacgagcgaacgttttaaccactagtctactcCACCGCCCTGGTGGATCATTGATATCATTTCATGAGTTTGATATCTTGAGAATTTACCGCGTTTTCCTGCGGTATCAATCCTTGGTCAGAACAGATCACATGTTTCTGACACGTGCTATGAATGGGGCAGAACACTATCACCtattcgcgaacacctggtaaaATCACTATTAGAAAACGATTCATACACACATGCTCAGTCACCATATCTTTTCGtttgaatcactggattgtttggtccagactcgagtcgTTTGCAGATCTCCTcgtgctgtgatactgctgaatgGTTTGTCACATAAAACACACATTCatcattaagtgagtgagtgagttaaaattttaagtctcatcggcagtatttcagccatgtcgtgactgtatgaagtgagtgagtgagtttagttttacgccggtttagcaatattccagcaatatcacggaaggggacaccagaaaatgtgcttcacattgtacccatgtggggaatggaatcgGGGCTTCGGTGTGAAGAGCGGgcgcattaaccactagactacccaccgCCACGAAGTAATGTGTTGGTAATAAGTGTAGgttaataaaaaaatatgtcaaGGAAAGACGGTACAACAACAAGTTTATTACAGATAGTAATTACATCTAAAACATGTACCTATATAACTTATGACTACAcactataaaaacaggctataggttgccaagaaccgaaggtagatcaccacactattgaccatgaggacttacagtacatttgcctCCTGCATGAACCattgctggatttacaccatctcttcTGATGTTAGCAAATTCTtgacaatctagccataaatcaaataacatatatattgCCATTAaaagtagttgtagttgtaaatTTACTTTAATTGTTTAGGGAGTTTACGTACTCTCTCAGGTCTCGTAATTAAGCTAAATTTGTACAATCAACTCTGCCTTTAGACATTTCTCACGAAAGTGGAAAGCCATAAATATCCAATGAAGTCTTTGAGTCATTTTACGAACATTGACAATGTAACAATGCTTTCTTTTGACGATTGATTAACAACCTGTTGACATAATGCAATTTGGACTTGAGCCATAAAGTATTTTCTTATCTCAGCATGAGCTTTACCTGTCAGATCGGTTTATCTGTTTCAGTACAATAATGTGCACTTTGATTACTAGATCGATATTGTTTGCACTGAACTGAAAATCGATACATGGTTTATTGAGTGTCATGTGATATTCAAGTTGATAGTCGTTAAGCAAACATAAAACTGTGAGGCATTTGACAAAATTCTAGTAGTTGCCCAGCGCGAAGAGCTTGTTAGTTATATGTGGATAGTTGTCGGGTAAGTAGAACGTTTCACTCCTTTGTGTTGATATACTATTGCATCAAGGGAATAATTCAACATAAACGTTCATATGTAGGTATAAAAACACAGTTTGACATATAAGATGGACAGACTGATGATTATGAGGGGAAGTGGGGTCGAATTATGACTAAAACGTCTACtcgacctgagtttgattcctcgcatcggtgcaatgtgtgaagaccatttctggtgtccctcgccgtgacattgctggaatagcgCTTAcaaacggcataaaaccatactcactcactcactaattcagtCAGTCGGCATTAGGAAATATATCAGTAGACAAATCAATTAGGAAGTTGTTAAAATACCTATTTTAACACCtatagctattctcgaaacgttcgtagcccttcGTAAGCCTATTCTTAAGACATTGGCTTCGCTCatagttaagaattcttagggctacgaacgtttcgagaataagccCCCAGTTCCTTTCAAACTGAATCGATACGtggtttatttgtatatttatttgttccGCTTCGGGTGTATTTCCCTTAAATCTTAAGCAACTGTTGTGTACCTGGCAGTCTTCCGGGCTTGGTCAGTCTTGGATTTgccaacccgtgaagatcaaggCTGGCAATGTTCTTGACGTAAGGTGCGACTATCGGGATCAGATGATTAACACAAATAGTATATCCCGGTTGCGCAGATGATGCTAAtatagttgatcactggattgtctggtccagactcaattgtttacagactgtcactacttagctgtaatattgctggatgcggcgtgaaactaaactccaTCACTCACTCCCAAGTGTATGTTATATTGTTATACATCAAACAAACCAAATTATAACCTTGTTTTAAATTGCGGATGTGACACTAATTAAAGCGGAAGGGAAGAAAATCACGTGGTCTTGCCGTCGAAACTGACGTCAGTTGCTTGCTAACCCACTGTCTGTTGATTCCATTTAAGTTATGGAATTCGATTAATCTTTTAACAGTATGAAAACTGAAAGTAATTCCTGTTTGTAAactaatttgcatatttatcgAATTGCCATATTTCGAGCAGGTTCATCACTTCAATCATCTGTAACCACcatatcaaaatatttgtttgtatgaatCAAGGACCATACAGCTATCATATTTGTACTTGTCTGGGCAATAACGATTATGGATGCTCctggtgtcaatcactggattgtatggttccGAATCGATTAATCGACTGTGGGGTTCATCAACGAACATGtggtttgtgtgtatgtttgaaGAGTAGTGATTTAGAGACCAGATTGAAAAGGcgagtgagttactattttcATCTTATTCCCTGTGCACAAAACTCTTTCTGACtgatgtgtgttgttatgtcTTAAGGAGGAGGAAACTGGAGCAAGATCTGACGGCATCAGTCATGTCGAGTGAAGAGTGAGTAATCTTCTTTTTACTCAGACTGTACCAGAAACCATGTAATGTCCACACGCGTGTTCTTATCATGAAGTTGACGCTGTCATTACTCACGTTTACCTAGTAGCGTCATATCAGCTTTAGTGTAGGATTTCCCTGTAGTTTCTATTCGTCATTTGTTATATAGAGGCAGCCGTCGAGCGCTTATTCAAAACGCTACTTATTAAGTCACATGAGTTTAGCGTCTCCAAACGAAAGTCAGAAAAAGTAAAAGGTATCTTTTGAAGAAAAGAAACTTCATTTAGGTCACGTGGTTATGTATACTGTTAGGTCATCCAGCGTTTTCGTCTCGGGCGATGTGTTCCTTAAGTTAACTCGCCTCGTTTATACTAACGATAACCTAGTCGTTAACAGAtcacatgttgatatatatttacGTTCTGCAACTGACCTAATGAATCCTAATGAATCCAGGACATGTACAGTTAGCTGCAAAagcatactgaacagcaaaggaaacgcaACTCAGGCTTtgagccaagtttttaaatggacataaacatgaacgcttacttttatgagatttcattttttattttgctgcacagtatatataaaaaggAGGGCGTGGTTTGTAGTCTAGACATAAGAGTTAATTGCTTTTGGTTTTAAATCTTGAATATGGACTATGGAAGTGATGGTAAAGTGGAAAGATAGACCGTTTTTTTCTCCCGTTGTGAATATGACTAGAGTACCTCTGAATATGTTATTAATGCTTTGTACATGCTGATTATAAAACTTCAGTTACAGTTAGCAATTTCGCTCATACCTTGCATTACCTCTTGTAATATTGCTTGGTCAAAACCTTGCCTTGTCTATCTGTGCCCCTTTCTTTGATTAGAATATGCACACATGACACACTCACAACTATCTGTAATCACAATTCAGTATTGCGTAGGGACACATTAGCTGCTTTCTGTGTGCTATGCCTGCAAGTTATTAGCTCACAAAATACTTCCCTAGTATGCTGATGATAGGATGAACACTttatcttgcatgatttaaacgTACAGTGGGTTGTGACAAAAACAAGTTCGAGAGAGTGTTATATTTAGAAAATACCATTTGACCGTCGGGGCATTGACTAGACTGGATTTTACTATCCACGGGCTAGCGTCTATTTAGCTCACTGGTTGTTAGGTTACAGTCACATTAAGTTATGTTTGTATCTTGTGAAAACGTAGATCTACATCAGATACAGTGTCTACAGATCAGACGTTTCGTCATATATTTGAGCCATCATCTTCGCCATTGTTTCACGCCGTAAGAATACTGTCCAAACCGGCGATACAACATccagctcactcactttgtACTTTCTTGAATCCAATGTCACGGACCTATACCGGTGCTTAATGCCTGTTATTTCATACTcagagatgtgaagaaattagACCTGATTGGTCAAACCCAGGAAAAGAAAGGTTTGTTCTCTCAATTCAAAGAACGTTTAAAAACGTTCCTGGGTCTTCCAACACAAAGAAAAGAGCCGAACGTTGATGTGAAGGTTCTCCACTCTGCGGAGCGTGATGAGTGCTTGGACCAGCTAGGGCTCAACCAGGATCAGCTGCTGGTTTCCGATGTGTACAGGGTTGTCCAGAATCTGTCAAGTCTGCCTCCAGATGGGGAGCTCATTGTTCCTTTGGAGATGCCAGAACGAACCATTCCCCCACAGGCGCTATACACATTCACGTATTGTATGAAGATCGGCGGTTCCTGGAAATTGGAACCGGCAGAATATAAGGTTAGTATGTCATAGTTCCATCTTCTATCAGACTCTgtgctagaattggtcttcagcaacccatgcttgccgtaccCCATGAAAGTcgtggttagaattggtcttcagcaacctttgCATATAGTAAGAtacgtctaacgggatcgggttgtcagactctcTGAGTTAATTGAGGCTGACCACCAggcatgtcattatatcccggttgcgatgcccatgatgttgatcacgggattgtctgtttctgactcgataatttacagacctccgccacgctgcttgaatattgctgaattcggcatcaaacaaacaaagaattgTCACTAGAATTCTTTTTCTATTCCGAAATTTGAAGCCGTCCTTCAAATTTTGCTTAAACCTTGAAAACACGCACCTCATAACAAACTAAAAGCTAAGTTAATGTCATTATGCTTTCTCAGTAACTGCTTATGGTGGTCCCAACAGCTACCggtgtttctgttttcaagcATTTGTTTGTGTAGTCAGCCTACGTTAACGTATATGTGTTAAGACTGTCGTAAATCATAGTTAAAATATAGGAATTAAAGCTGTCGTAACTCTACATCAAAGTATTGAGTTACGATCCATATGTTAATAGTCCGGTGCCACGTGTCACAAAGTGCCATACCGTCGTAAGACAGTATTTAACAATAGGAGTTACGACAATCGTAAACTTACGATCGCATTGTCAGACGGGACCCTGTAACTCGTGTTAACGTTCCtggtgtgaatgaatgaattattgaGTTCTTGGTTCCCATTTATAGGAAGGTGGATGTGTATATGGCAAACTGACAGAGATGGATGTGTTTTGTGTGACGGCGGAGTTAAAACCGGAATATGCCACTGTTGGACCGAAAGGACATAAGTTTGTATCGGAGAAGGACGAGAGAATAGCCATTGACTTCCCAGAAGATGCTCTAAAGAAGGAAACAAAGCTCAAATTTATTGTAAGTACAAacgtatttgtttcagtgtgcATTGTCATAGGACATATTTCATTTCGGAAAATATACTTAActaatgacccgtgaaggtcccgggtagaataggccttcagcaacccatgcttgccatgaaaggtgactgtgcttgtcgtaaggggcgactaacgggatcgggtcatCAGGCTCGCttgattgacatatgtcatcggttcccaaatgcgcaaatcaatgttcatgttggattgtctggtccagactcgattatgtacagaccgccgtatagctggaatattgcttagtgcggtgtaaaactaaactcactcacttaataatTAGGCGCAGGGGGTAGTTAGTGCAAAATATCACAAGGCTTGAATTTTGATAAATGTCGCAATAACCAAGGCCGTAGTTAAATTTCTTAATAAGGAGGCACTATCAACGTTAAAAGAGTATTATACCAATATGAATAAAAAGTAATGTGTAAAAATATTCTAGAGGGACAGATGTAACTTGCCACCTGGTCTACCTCCGAccctgaaaacattttttttaaaatttaaataagCTGATGAGCAGTCAGAGAGAATTGCGCTTTTTTCCATGCGTAACGATCAATATTAACCAGCAGGGTGTCCATATAGATTCAAATACACAGAATAGGAAACAAAAATGCGGAAAGAATCAAAAGAATGGACCGCTGAAATCAGCGAAGACACCGGGTGTTCGCTGTAATTGTTAAGATAGGGTAACCGCCCCCAAGTAGTCGCCGGAATAGATTCTCGAGGAATTTCTTCAAGATGGCAGTGAAACTGATCAGAATGGACTACTGaaaacagtgatgacactgGGTGTGCGCGGCGATGGAGCACATTGTTGTCAGACAGAACAATAGGGAGTATTCGCCGGAGTTGATCCAGGCAAACTAGCGGTGGAAATGATATGAATGGACCATCAGAAGCCAttggaaaccaacaacaacaccgGTTGTTCGATGTATCCTAGCACTTTACTGGTAATTCAAATAACCAAGAAAAACCATCTGTGTCTAAATGAAATAAGTGCAACCATTCCGTCCATAATATAATGTCTAAATTCGGGTTATCTAGGAAACATACGGCATGATTCTCTTCCTTCA
The window above is part of the Haliotis asinina isolate JCU_RB_2024 chromosome 1, JCU_Hal_asi_v2, whole genome shotgun sequence genome. Proteins encoded here:
- the LOC137284448 gene encoding mannan endo-1,4-beta-mannosidase-like codes for the protein MDKQCLRALLVVSIIWTSVSGGPVDQHATKETRALHHNMLKLARNPNKIMFGHQEDTWIGISPARGNYQVTHYTWQSVWNFTTAQVDNNDEDELSDIRSVTGEYPAIVGFDFKDFQDDQIKILTYLVKKAHARGQVITVCQHASNPVTGGSFHLYWDNGTVLHTLRRSLPGGDANPKFKANLDKIASWANNLKDENGRLIPIIFRLFHEADGDWFWWGLNNRCQNTPKDIRDIMKYTISYLRDTGNVHNFLYTFTIDCFTKTDNFHLLYPGDDYIDVISVDYYYKYTPTTTKDILKTNIANLVDIAESRGKIPAIAEAGLADDGLFNHTNAWTDNYLSVLKTQPKLTRILYILGWHNRCLINDYCPFYVPFKGFKGADIFRDTFYKDPVTVFEKEIRSLKVYG